In Actinoplanes lobatus, the DNA window GAGGCCCACAGGATCGCCCGGTCCTCGGCGGGCAGGGTGATGCCGAACACCTCGTCCAGGGCGCCGAAGTAGTCGTCCGGGCTGTTCAGTTCGGTGGGGACCGGCTCGGCCTCGGTCCGGGTCAGGGTGCGGGCGCGCAGCACGTCGAAGCCGGTGGCGTCACGCCGGCAGACCGCCGGGGTGCGGACGAAACCGGACTCCGGCGAGGTGGACAGCTCCTCGTGCTTCGCCCGGAACTCCGACATCCGGGCCGGTTCCGCGCGGAAGTCCATGCCGAGGAAGCTGCCGCGCGGATCGTGGTCGAACCGCCAGCCGCCCGGCTCGGCCTCGGACGGGCGCAGCGCGTACCGGAACGGGCCGTCCGCATGATCGCCCGCGATCAGCGGAAGCGGGCCGTGCAGGCCGTCGCCCATGCCCAGGTCGACCAGCCAGACGCCATCCGGGCAGGCGTCCGACGGCAGGCCGGAGACGGTCAGCACCAGGTGGTTGGCGGACGCCCCGGCGGGCAGCGTCTGGTTGCCCTGCACGCCGCCGACATGCCGGGTGACCTGGTAGCCGAGCGCCCGCAGCAGCGCCGAGAAGGCCCCGTTGAGATGGAAGCAGTAGCCGCCGCGACCGGCCACGATCCGGGCCGCCGACTCGGTCGGGCAGACCGTGGTGGGCCGCCCGATGTGGATCTCCAGGCATTCGTAGGGCACCCGTTCCGCGTGCGCCCGGTGCAGGGCGCCGAGCGCCGCCACACCCGGCTCGTGACCGGCCAGCTCGGACAGGCCCAGCCGGGCCAGGTAACCGGGTACGTCGATGCTGTCAGGCATGGGTAGACGTTAGTCCGAACCCCACACAGACCCGGTTCCGCCCGGCCCGCTTGGCCGCATAGAGCTGGGCGTCCGCCCGGGCCAGCAGCTCCGCCTGCCCGGCGCCCGGAGCGACCGCGTCCGCTCCGATACTCACCGTCACCGGCAGTTCCCCGGTAACCGGCCCCCACGGATGGTCGGCCACCGCCGCCCGCACCCGATCCAGGTACTCGGTCGCCTGTGAGCCGTCCATCCCGGTGATGACCAGCAGGAACTCCTCCCCGCCGAGGCGGGCGGCGAACCCCGCCGACGGTTCCATCTCGGTCAGCAGCCGGGCCACGTCGATCAGCACCCGGTCCCCGGCCTCGTGCGTACACCGGTCATTGACCTGTTTGAAGTGGTCCAGATCGAGCAATGCGGCCCAGAGCGAATCCCCGGTCCGCAACGTCTGCTCGATCAGTCCGGGCAGTTGCTCGTCCACGTAGCGGCGGTTGCGCAGCCCGGTCAGCGGATCACGGCGCGCCTGCTCACGGAACCGTTCCGCCTCCTGCCGGGCCTCGTTGACCTCGAAGAGCGCCTGCCGGTTGCGGGCCTGCGCCTCCCTGGCCGCGGAGAGCACCTCCCGCTCAGCCGCGTGGAACCGCTTGTGCTCGGCGAAGGCCCGCTCGTAGTCACCGGCAGCGCCGTGCAGCTCCGCCTGCTCCTGCATCACCCGAACCAGGATCTCGCCGTGCTCGTGCGCCTCGCACTGGTCCCGGCACGCGTCCAGGGTGTGCTGGGCGGCGGCGAGATCGCCCTGTAGCCGGCGGGTGACCGCCAGGGTGAGCAGGAACTCGGGCAGCGAGTCGGCCTCCTGCGGGCCGTCCGGATATCCGCCGATCGCGGCCAGAACGGTCTGTTCCGCCTCGGCGTGCTGCCCCAGCGCGATCTGCACGCTGGCCACCGTGTCCAGGTCGTTCGGGTCGAGCCGGTGCCCGCCCGCGACGGCGGTGGTGCACATCCGCTGGACCACCGCCCAGGCCCGGTCCGGTTCGCCGGCCAGGTATTCGGCGTACGCGTGATTGTTCAGCACCATGATCTGGTCGCGGATGTCCGTGCTGTGCCGGGCCAGCTCCTCGGCCTGTTGGTAGCGTTCCCGGGCCGCGTCGATCGAGCCGGTCTCGGTGAGCGCGTCGGCGTACTTGACCACGTAGGGCAGCCGGCGACGGGCCGGGACGCTGTCCTCCAGGGCCTCGACCGCGGCGACCGCGTGCTCCAGAAGCGCGGCGACGTCACCGAGGTTGCGGAAGGTGCGGCCGAGCAGCAGGTGGCTGCGGGCGATCAGGTAGCGGTTGCCGTGTTCATGGGCCCACTCGTTGATCAGCCACATCTCCTTGGCGGCGGCTCTCAGGTCACCGGAGCGTTCGGCGGCGTCGGCCTGGATCAGCCGGGCCCGCATCCGGGAGACCGGATCTCCGTCGGCGACCGCCTCCTGTTCGACCTCGGCGGCCCGGGCGGCCCGGGCGGCGGGGTCGCGGCCGACCCAGTCCTCGAGATCGTCCAGTTCCGCGGCCCGCGCCGCATGCACGGCGGCGAGCGCGGCGCTACCGGCCGAGGCCCGCGTCACGGCTGTCACGGTCATACCCGACCATCGGCGGCACCGCGCCCGGACGTAGGTTTCCCGCCGTCATGCCGATCATCGTGCGCCCACCGGGCACAACCGGCAAGGACCCGGCGACAGTTCGTCGATGCCTGTGGTCAGCCGCCTACGATCCGCGGGTGACTGTCACCGACACCGCCCGGCGCCGCCCGCTCATCACGCTGCTGGTCGTCTGCCAGAGCACGATCGGGCTGATCTTCGGCGGGATCGGGCTGTTCCTGCCGCTGATCCGTACCGACCTGGGGCTGAGCTTCACCGAGGCGGGCACGCTGGCCGCCGCGAGCAACCTCACCTACGCCCTGATGCAGGTGCCGTCCGGATACCTGGCCGACCGGTTCACCCCGCGCCGGCTGTTCCTCATCGGGCTGCTCGGCCTGAACGTCCTGTCGGCCCTGTTCGCTGTGCTCGACACGTACCCCCTGCTGTTGATCGATCAGGCGCTCGCCGGCTTCTTCCGCGCCCTGGTCTTCACCCCCGGCATGCTGCTGATGACCCAGTTGTTCCCGCCCGGCCGGCGGGCCACCGCCATGGGCCTGTACGTGGTCGGCGGCTTCTCCTCGAACGTGCTGCTCAGCGCGGTCGGGCCGCTGCTGGTCGGGCCGCTCGGGTGGCGGCTGCTGTTCCTGCTGTTCTCCGGGTTCGGGCTGCTGGCCCTGGTGCTGTACCGGTTCCTGGCCGGGGCCGCGCCGCGCCGGGAACCCGGCGACCCGGTCCGGTTCGCCGACCTGCCGGGGCTGATCCGGCAGCGGATCATCCAGCTCACCGGGGTCATCCAGTTCACCCGGCTCGCCGTGGCGCAGGGCTTCACGTTCTGGCTGCCCACCTATCTGGTGGTCGACCGCGGGCAGTCGCTGGCCACCGCCGGCCTGGTCGCGGCGCTGGCCTCGGCGATCAGCGCGCCGGTCAACTACCTGGGCGGCTACCTGTCCGACCGGATCAACCGGCCGCTGCTGGTGATCGGCGGTTCGCTGACCGTCCTGACCGTCGGCCTGACGCTGCTCACCTATGTGCCCGGCATGCTGGGAGTGCTCGGCGTGGTGGCGCTGATCTCGATGGCGATCCAGGTCTACTTCGGACCGCTGTTCGCCCTCCCGTTGCAGGTGCTCGGATCCGGCAACGCCGGGCTGATCAGCGGTTTCGGCAACTTCTGCGCCAACCTGGGCAGCTTCGCCCTCGTGTACGCGCTGGGCGCCGTCAAGGACGCCACCGGCTCGTTCCGGGCCGGGTTCCTGAGTCTGGCCGTGCTCTGCGTGGTGGCCCTGATCGCGACCCGGCTCACCCGGCCGCTGCTTCGAAGAGCCGGCTAGGCACGGCGGCCGCCAGGGCGGCGTACCCGCGCGGGTTCAGGTGCAGGTGGTCGCCGGCGTCGAAGACCGGCAGCAGTCGCCAGGGCGCGACCGGATCGCGTACCGCCGCGTCGAAGTCCACCCAGCCGTCGAACAGGCCGGCCCGGATCGCGGCGTTCACCTGCTGGCGGGCGGTCTCCCGTACGCCCGCCTTGTCGTCGTAGATGTTGCCGCCGAAAGGCGTGAGCGTGGCCCCGAAGATCCGCAGACCGCACGCCTGCGCGCGCAGCGCGATCTGCTGGTACGCGCCGATCAGCCCGGCCACCACACGGCGTTGCGCCAGCTCGGTGGCGGCCGTCATGCCCAGGTCGTTGACGCCCTCGAAGACGAGCAGCCACCGGGCGCCGCTGACCGTCAGCACGTCGCGATCCAGCCGGGCCAGGGCGTTCGGGCCGAGGCCGTCACACAGCACCCGGTTGCCGCGGGCCGCCTGGTTGAGCACCGCGAGGCCGGGGCGGCGCAGCCGGATCAGCAGCTGGTCGGGCCAGCGGTCGTTGCCGTTGAGGGTGGAGCCGCGGCCGTCGGTCAGCGCGTCGCCGAGCACCACCAGCCCGGCCGCGCCGGACGCGGTGACCTCGACCGCGCTGAGCAGGTACCAGTGGTTGACCGGCACGGCCCCCGGCAGCTCCGGGTCCGCGAGCCGGTCCCCCTCGATCAGCCAGGAGGTGGTACGCGAACCCGGATGCGAGGTGAGCGCCGACCCGTCCTGCCCCTCCCACAGGTGAACCGTGACCGTCAGGTTCTGCGCCGCGACCACCGGCAGATCGACCGGGTCGGAGATCATCTGCGCGCCCGGCGGCACGGTCACGCCGGCCCGGCCCCCGAACGTCAACCGCTGCGAGCTGCCCGGCTGGATGCCCGGCGCCCCGGCCCGGCCGTCCCGCGGCAGAGCCACGGCGGCCGCGGTGATCGGCAGGTCGGTCGTGCCGAACGCGTTGGAGAACCGCACCCGCAGCCGCCGCCCGCCCAGGGACAGGCGCACGGTCTGGCGCAGGGTGGTGTTCACCAGCATGGAACGGTCGCCGGTGAACGGCTCCGGCGGCAGGTCGTACGGTTCGGTGAGCTGTGGAGCGGCGGTCCAGGTGTGGGTCCAGCGGGGGCGTGGGGGCGGGTGGGGATCGAACAGAAGCAGCGGGGAGGCGGCTCCCAGGAGGGTGCGTCGCCGCAGGGGCACATCCCGAAACGTATAGCCGTGGATCTATACAGTCAATGGGCTCACGATGCGTTTGGGAGCGCTCCAAGATAAGCTTCCGCCATGCTGATGGCCCTGCTGCTCGACATCGCGAACATCGTCGGCGGGCTGCTGCTCGCCATCCCCCTGCTCGGCCGCTTCCCGGTCGTCGCCAAGGTCACCGCGCGGATCGCCCCGTGGCGCTGGCTCGCCGGGATCGTCGCCCTGGTCGCGGGAGGATACTTCCTCATCGTGCACCTGTTCTCCGGGCCGCACCTGTTCCACTTCGAGGTGGTCGGGATCGCGGTCGGCGTCCTGCTGGCCTGGGAGCGCCTGACCGGCCGCAAGCCCCTGGTCCCGGCCGCACCGGTGACCACCCCGGCCGCCCCGGCCCCCGTACCTTCGTCTTCACCTTCGTCTTCACCTTCGTCTTCACCTTCGTCTTCGCCTTCGTCTTCACCTTCGTCTTCACCTTCGTCTTCGCCTTCGTCTTCACCTTCGTCTTCACCTTCGTCTTCGCCTTCGCCTTCATCTTCGCCTTCGCCTTCACCCGAGCCGGTCGCGGTCGCTCCGGCTGATCTCGCCGGGCCGGCGCTGCTGGTCGCGGTCTTCGGCATCATCGCGATCATCGTGGGCCTCCAGGGCCTTTTCACCCCCAACTGATCTTGTACGCGTGACGCCGTCCCCAACCGCATCGGACCCGTCCCGCCCAGCCACGCGATCTCCTGCCCACTTTCGCCTTTGCCGCGCCCGCCGGGCGGAGCTCGGTGGTCCCGCGGGACCACTCAGCCCTCCTGCGGCCACTTACGCCGGGTGGGTGGTTGCGCTTCGGCTTCCCAGGCGCGGGGGCTGCCTGCTCGCGGCCGTCACGCCGGTCGCCCGGTGTGGGTGGTCGCGCTTACGTGAGGGTGTGCGCGCACGGCGGCGGTGTCGTGGTCGCCTACGTGCTAGGCGAGAATGGGGCTTTCGCCGGAAACGGGCGCCCGTTTCGCCCGCTTTGTACGCCGCTGTTGTGCGATCTTGAACGATTTGCCACCCGAGGCGGTGGCAAATCGTTCAAGATCGCTCCGGGTGGCGCGTCCTGCTGGCGAGGGATTGCGGATTCGGCCGTAGGTAGCCAGGAAGAAGACTCCCGGATGTATCCGATAGCCCAAGGTCTTTCAGCGGAAATAGATCATGGACGATGATTGACCGCGCGGTTACGGTGGCCGATCGATCCAAGATCGCCACCGCTGCTGCTGCCATCACCGCCACCGCCATCACCGCCACCGCCGCACCGCCGCCACCGCCGCACCGCCGCTGCCGCCGCACCGCCGCACCGCCGCCGCCGCACCGCCGCCACCGCCGCCGCCGCACCGCCGCCGCCGCCGCACCGCCGCCGCCGCTGCCGCCGCACCGCCGCCGCCGCCGCACCGCCGCCGCCGCCGCCGCACCGCCGCCGCCGCCGCACCGCCGCCGCCGCCGCACCGCCGCCGCCGCCGCCGCCGCCGCACCGCCGCCGCCGCCGCACCGCCGCCGCCGCCGCACCGCCGCCGCCGCCGCACCGCCGCCGCCGCACCGCCGCCGCCGCACCGCCGCCGCCGCGGCTGGCGCGGTGCCTGCTGGCGCGGGCGCCCTCTCGCGATCTTGGACGTTTTTCTACCGGTTGCGGTGGTCAATCGTCCAAGATCGCGGGCTGTGGTTTGGCTCGCGCCTTTCGTTCGGCCTTCCGTCTTCCGGCCGTTTCTGTTTTCTGGCACTGCGCTGTCCGCCGGTTGCGGATCTCGGCATGCCACGGCCGGGTGATCATCGGACGCGCGAGTCGCGGCTTTTGGGAGGATTCGGCCTGAGGGTCGCCCCACAGCCGCGCCCCCATCTGGAGCGCCACTGCCCGGCTCGTGGGGTTTTACCGCCCGCAGCCCGAATCACCCGCAAGGGAGGGTCCGGTCCGGTCGAATCCCGCACAGGCTGAGGAAGGTCCATTTCCCGGCCGGAGATACGGATCTCCAGCCGCCACGGCCGCAGCCCGGTCACGACCCGGGCGGAGGGGGTCCGCGTGACAGAGGCGCGCATGACAGGGAGACGCCATACCCAGAGCCGGCTCCGGCTCGCCGGGTCAGGCGTGCAGCCGCTACTGCTGATGTTCCCGCTCGGGCTGTTCTGGATGGCGTTCGTCTTCGACCTGGCCACCACGCTCGGCGCGCCCCCTCTGATCGGAACGGTCGCCTTCTGGAACCTGGTGGCCGGCCTCATCGGTGGCCTGCTCGCCGCACTGGCCGCCGCGGTCGACGCTTTCGGCGCCTCGGACCCGTCCGCCGCCCGGATCTTCTTCCTCGCCCTCCTTCTCGACGTCGGTGTACTGATCGTCTTCGCGGTCCTCACCCTGATGCGGGTCCGGGGCCACGACCGCTCCGCCGACGGCGGCCTCCTCGCCCTCGAAGCCGCCGCTCTGGGGCTGGCCGGTTTCACCGCCTGGTTCAGCGGCCGCCTCGCCGACCCCCAGGCCCCGGTCTCCGACCCACGCCCATCCCACCGCCGCGGCGGCAGCCTCCTCGACCCGGAAACACCGAGCGACATCCCTGCCCCGCGGGGCGAGCACCCTGGCCCGCGAGGCGGGAATCCCGGCCCGCGAAGCGATAGCCCCGGCCTGCGGAGCGGGAATCCCGGCCCGCGAAGCGAGACTCCCGGCTCACGGAGCGAGTACCCCGGCCCGCGAAGCAGGGCCTCCAGCCGCGTGCCCGCGGACCCTGACCCGCGGCGCGAAGACTCCGGCACTCGCTCTTCGCGGCGTGAAACCGCCGTCCCCACCCCTCGTCCTTCGCGTGGATGGCAGGCTGCGGGCCGCCAGCCGACCCCACCCCAGCGAGGCAGAACCACAGTGCCCGAGGCGCGAGGGCACGGGCCCGCAGCCGTCGAGCGGGAGGTTGGTGGGCAGGCGGGTGCGGCCGTCGGGCGGGAGCCGGGACGGTGGGGGACGGCCGCGGGGTCTGGGGTGCGTGGGCGTGGGGGTGCGGCTGTCGAGCGGGAGGCTGGTGGGCGTGGGGGTGCGGCTGTCGAGCGGGAGGTTGGTGGGCAGGCGGATGCGGCCGTCGGGCGGGAGGTTGGTGGGCAGGCGGATGCGGCCGTCGGGCGGGAGCCGGGACGGTGGGGGACGGCCGCGGGGTCTGGGGTGGGTGGGCGTGGAAGCGCGGCCGTTGAGCGGGAGGCGGGTGCGGACGCCGGGCGGGAGTCCGAGTGGTGGGGCGCGGCCCCTGGGTCCGGGTCGCGTGGGGGTGGAGACTCGGCAGACGAGTGGGAGTCGGGTCGGCGGGGCGGAGCTGAGCCTCCGCAGTGGCCGGCGCCTACCGGGCGGGCCGCCCGGTAGGGCGGGTCAGGCGGGTGGGGGCCAGGCGGAGACGACCTCGGCGTGGCGGATGCCGCCCGACTCGGTGATGTGCCGGAACCAGGCGGCACACTCGGGGATCGAGGCGATCTCGCGGGCCGACGCCTCCGCCTCCTCCCGGGAGCGCCAGACCAGGACGTCCAGCCAGCCGCCGTCCTCCTCCTTGCTCAGGTAGGCGGCCAGGCAGCCGGGGAAGCCGCGGCGTAACGCCGCCAGCATGGCGGGGCGCTCGGCGATCAGTTGCTCCTCGGCGCCCTCGGCGATGGTGAAGCGGGCCAACTCGAGAACGGCCATGGTTCCTCGATTCTCCAGCGGGGACCGGTATGCCGCGGACCCTACGCGGCACCCCCGACATTTTTCGGCCGCGCGGCTGCGAGCAGGCGTTCCGCGATCCGGCGGGCGGCGTCGCGGATCTCCGGGCTGTCGACGATGCGGTAGTCGGCGGGGATGACGGTGAGCTGCTGGGCGTACCAGCGGGGGTTGCTGGTGCTGCCGGTCAGGATGGTGGTGCCCGGCTCCGGGCCGGGGGTCAGCGCGCCCAGGGCGGGGCTCAGCCAGGCGGGGATGTCGGCGATCGGGGCCTCGATCAGGATCTCGGCGCGGAATTCCCAGCCGACGGCCAGGTGGGCGTCGAGCACGGCGACCGGGTCCAGGTCGGCGGGCGGCCGGAAGCCGGTGGGCAGGATCTCCACGGCGGTGACCCGGTCGATCCGGTACGCCCGTCGCGCGCCCGCCGCATGGGAGTGGCACAGCAGATACCACCGCCCGTGCCGCACCACGATGGCCCACGGGTCCACTTCGGCCGTCCACTCCGAACCGGCCTCGGTGCGATAGCCGACCCGTACCCGGAGATTCTGAGCGCACGCCCGCACCAGGCCGCTGGTGATCTCGGGGTCGGGCCGCGCGGCGCCGCGGTCGGGGGCCGGTGCGGCCGTCCGCCGGACCGCCTCGACCTGTGCGCCCAAGCTCTCCGGCAGCACCCGGACGATCTTGCCGAGGGCGCTGCCGACCGGATCGGCTGTGTCGCCGGCCGCGTGGTGGCCGTCGAGGACCGCCATGACCAGGCCGAGCGCCTCCGCCTGCGTGAAGATCAGCGGGGCGGGCCGGGCGCCGCGACCGACCTTGTATCCGCCGTAGGGCCCGCGGACGGACTCGATGGGGAGCCCGGCCTCGCGCAGGATGGCGATGTAGCGCCGGGCCGCCCGGTCGGAGATGCCGAG includes these proteins:
- a CDS encoding arylamine N-acetyltransferase family protein codes for the protein MPDSIDVPGYLARLGLSELAGHEPGVAALGALHRAHAERVPYECLEIHIGRPTTVCPTESAARIVAGRGGYCFHLNGAFSALLRALGYQVTRHVGGVQGNQTLPAGASANHLVLTVSGLPSDACPDGVWLVDLGMGDGLHGPLPLIAGDHADGPFRYALRPSEAEPGGWRFDHDPRGSFLGMDFRAEPARMSEFRAKHEELSTSPESGFVRTPAVCRRDATGFDVLRARTLTRTEAEPVPTELNSPDDYFGALDEVFGITLPAEDRAILWASATRAHEAWLESRA
- a CDS encoding tetratricopeptide repeat-containing diguanylate cyclase gives rise to the protein MTAVTRASAGSAALAAVHAARAAELDDLEDWVGRDPAARAARAAEVEQEAVADGDPVSRMRARLIQADAAERSGDLRAAAKEMWLINEWAHEHGNRYLIARSHLLLGRTFRNLGDVAALLEHAVAAVEALEDSVPARRRLPYVVKYADALTETGSIDAARERYQQAEELARHSTDIRDQIMVLNNHAYAEYLAGEPDRAWAVVQRMCTTAVAGGHRLDPNDLDTVASVQIALGQHAEAEQTVLAAIGGYPDGPQEADSLPEFLLTLAVTRRLQGDLAAAQHTLDACRDQCEAHEHGEILVRVMQEQAELHGAAGDYERAFAEHKRFHAAEREVLSAAREAQARNRQALFEVNEARQEAERFREQARRDPLTGLRNRRYVDEQLPGLIEQTLRTGDSLWAALLDLDHFKQVNDRCTHEAGDRVLIDVARLLTEMEPSAGFAARLGGEEFLLVITGMDGSQATEYLDRVRAAVADHPWGPVTGELPVTVSIGADAVAPGAGQAELLARADAQLYAAKRAGRNRVCVGFGLTSTHA
- a CDS encoding MFS transporter, which produces MTVTDTARRRPLITLLVVCQSTIGLIFGGIGLFLPLIRTDLGLSFTEAGTLAAASNLTYALMQVPSGYLADRFTPRRLFLIGLLGLNVLSALFAVLDTYPLLLIDQALAGFFRALVFTPGMLLMTQLFPPGRRATAMGLYVVGGFSSNVLLSAVGPLLVGPLGWRLLFLLFSGFGLLALVLYRFLAGAAPRREPGDPVRFADLPGLIRQRIIQLTGVIQFTRLAVAQGFTFWLPTYLVVDRGQSLATAGLVAALASAISAPVNYLGGYLSDRINRPLLVIGGSLTVLTVGLTLLTYVPGMLGVLGVVALISMAIQVYFGPLFALPLQVLGSGNAGLISGFGNFCANLGSFALVYALGAVKDATGSFRAGFLSLAVLCVVALIATRLTRPLLRRAG
- a CDS encoding SGNH/GDSL hydrolase family protein → MPLRRRTLLGAASPLLLFDPHPPPRPRWTHTWTAAPQLTEPYDLPPEPFTGDRSMLVNTTLRQTVRLSLGGRRLRVRFSNAFGTTDLPITAAAVALPRDGRAGAPGIQPGSSQRLTFGGRAGVTVPPGAQMISDPVDLPVVAAQNLTVTVHLWEGQDGSALTSHPGSRTTSWLIEGDRLADPELPGAVPVNHWYLLSAVEVTASGAAGLVVLGDALTDGRGSTLNGNDRWPDQLLIRLRRPGLAVLNQAARGNRVLCDGLGPNALARLDRDVLTVSGARWLLVFEGVNDLGMTAATELAQRRVVAGLIGAYQQIALRAQACGLRIFGATLTPFGGNIYDDKAGVRETARQQVNAAIRAGLFDGWVDFDAAVRDPVAPWRLLPVFDAGDHLHLNPRGYAALAAAVPSRLFEAAAG
- a CDS encoding DUF2231 domain-containing protein — protein: MAFVFDLATTLGAPPLIGTVAFWNLVAGLIGGLLAALAAAVDAFGASDPSAARIFFLALLLDVGVLIVFAVLTLMRVRGHDRSADGGLLALEAAALGLAGFTAWFSGRLADPQAPVSDPRPSHRRGGSLLDPETPSDIPAPRGEHPGPRGGNPGPRSDSPGLRSGNPGPRSETPGSRSEYPGPRSRASSRVPADPDPRREDSGTRSSRRETAVPTPRPSRGWQAAGRQPTPPQRGRTTVPEARGHGPAAVEREVGGQAGAAVGREPGRWGTAAGSGVRGRGGAAVEREAGGRGGAAVEREVGGQADAAVGREVGGQADAAVGREPGRWGTAAGSGVGGRGSAAVEREAGADAGRESEWWGAAPGSGSRGGGDSADEWESGRRGGAEPPQWPAPTGRAAR
- a CDS encoding antibiotic biosynthesis monooxygenase translates to MAVLELARFTIAEGAEEQLIAERPAMLAALRRGFPGCLAAYLSKEEDGGWLDVLVWRSREEAEASAREIASIPECAAWFRHITESGGIRHAEVVSAWPPPA
- a CDS encoding helix-turn-helix transcriptional regulator, producing the protein MLSPTARALMAYEAVQGAPGITADRIAERLGISDRAARRYIAILREAGLPIESVRGPYGGYKVGRGARPAPLIFTQAEALGLVMAVLDGHHAAGDTADPVGSALGKIVRVLPESLGAQVEAVRRTAAPAPDRGAARPDPEITSGLVRACAQNLRVRVGYRTEAGSEWTAEVDPWAIVVRHGRWYLLCHSHAAGARRAYRIDRVTAVEILPTGFRPPADLDPVAVLDAHLAVGWEFRAEILIEAPIADIPAWLSPALGALTPGPEPGTTILTGSTSNPRWYAQQLTVIPADYRIVDSPEIRDAARRIAERLLAAARPKNVGGAA